A region of Chthoniobacterales bacterium DNA encodes the following proteins:
- a CDS encoding ATP-binding cassette domain-containing protein, protein MPILQLRNLTLRYGGPAVLDGIDFQIDPGERVCLIGRNGAGKTSLMRVLTGEEAPSAGEVIRPGNTIITRLDQEVPANISGRVEDVIRSGVSPERHEEDWETDHRLYTLAEEMKLPEQAEFTALSGGLKRRVLLARALAGLPDALLLDEPTNHLDLESILWLENFLLTKGITIFFVTHDRAFLRRLATRIVELDRGKLTSWSCTYDQFLERKAAALEAEEKQWAAFDKKLAQEEAWLRQGVKARRTRNEGRVRELMKLRKERSQRREREGKARIELTEGQTSGQKVIEAKNVSFAYEGRPIVTDFTNTIWRGDKIGIIGPNGTGKTTLLRLLLGKLAPASGEVKIGTALQVVYLDQLRDQIDGDKTVAQNVAGDSERVNFQGQDRHIHSYLNDFLFRSDRIRMPAKLLSGGERNRLLLARLFLQPANVLVLDEPTNDLDAETLELLEELLIDYSGTLLLVSHDREFLDHVVTSTLVFEGDGRVTDYIGGYEDWLRQSRINAAKTAPPPPPAIEKPRAKSEKPRKFLNREQRELDELPGIIEQLENAHAELAEKLISPETYKNAPDSLPGIEAEMKSLEARTKQAYARWEELDALRLACAGS, encoded by the coding sequence ATGCCCATTCTCCAGCTCCGCAACCTCACCCTCCGCTACGGCGGCCCCGCCGTGCTCGACGGCATCGACTTCCAGATCGATCCCGGCGAACGCGTCTGTCTCATCGGCCGCAACGGTGCCGGCAAGACCAGCCTCATGCGCGTGCTCACCGGCGAGGAAGCGCCCAGCGCGGGCGAGGTCATCCGCCCCGGAAACACGATCATCACACGCCTCGACCAGGAAGTGCCCGCGAACATTTCCGGTCGCGTCGAGGACGTCATCCGCTCCGGCGTTTCGCCCGAGCGCCACGAGGAGGATTGGGAGACCGATCACCGCCTCTACACGCTCGCCGAGGAGATGAAGCTGCCCGAGCAGGCCGAATTCACCGCGCTCTCCGGCGGCTTGAAGCGCCGCGTGCTGCTTGCTCGCGCTCTCGCCGGCCTGCCCGATGCGCTGTTGCTCGACGAACCGACGAACCACCTCGACCTCGAGTCCATCCTCTGGCTCGAGAACTTCCTCCTCACGAAGGGCATCACGATCTTCTTCGTCACCCACGACCGCGCGTTCCTCCGCCGCCTCGCCACGCGCATCGTCGAGCTCGACCGCGGCAAGCTCACGAGCTGGTCGTGCACCTACGATCAATTTCTCGAGCGCAAGGCCGCCGCGCTGGAGGCCGAGGAAAAGCAATGGGCCGCGTTCGACAAGAAGCTCGCGCAGGAGGAAGCGTGGCTGCGCCAGGGCGTGAAGGCCCGCCGCACCCGCAACGAAGGCCGCGTGCGGGAGCTGATGAAGCTCCGAAAGGAACGCAGCCAGCGCCGCGAACGCGAGGGCAAGGCGCGCATCGAGCTTACCGAGGGCCAGACCTCCGGGCAGAAGGTGATCGAGGCGAAGAACGTGAGCTTTGCCTACGAGGGCAGGCCGATCGTCACCGATTTCACCAACACGATCTGGCGCGGCGACAAGATCGGCATCATCGGACCGAACGGCACCGGCAAGACAACGCTCCTGCGCCTGCTTCTCGGCAAACTCGCACCCGCGAGCGGCGAGGTGAAGATCGGCACCGCGCTCCAGGTCGTCTATCTCGACCAGCTGCGCGACCAGATCGACGGCGACAAGACCGTCGCGCAGAACGTGGCCGGCGACTCCGAGCGCGTGAATTTCCAGGGGCAGGACCGCCACATCCACAGCTACCTGAACGATTTTTTGTTCCGGTCGGACCGCATTCGCATGCCGGCGAAGCTGCTCTCCGGCGGCGAGCGCAACCGTCTGCTGCTCGCGCGCCTCTTTCTCCAGCCCGCGAACGTCCTCGTGCTCGACGAGCCGACGAACGACCTCGACGCCGAGACGCTCGAGCTGCTCGAGGAGCTGCTCATCGATTACTCCGGCACGCTGCTGCTCGTCTCGCACGACCGCGAGTTTCTCGACCACGTCGTCACGAGCACGCTCGTCTTCGAGGGGGACGGCCGCGTGACCGATTACATCGGCGGCTACGAGGATTGGTTGCGCCAGAGCCGGATCAACGCCGCAAAGACGGCGCCGCCGCCTCCACCGGCCATCGAAAAGCCCCGCGCGAAATCCGAGAAGCCTCGCAAGTTTCTCAACCGCGAACAGCGCGAACTCGACGAGCTCCCGGGCATCATCGAGCAACTCGAGAACGCCCACGCGGAGCTGGCCGAAAAGCTGATCTCGCCCGAGACCTACAAGAACGCGCCCGACTCGCTACCCGGCATCGAGGCCGAGATGAAGTCGCTCGAGGCCCGCACGAAGCAGGCCTACGCGCGCTGGGAGGAACTCGACGCGCTGCGGCTCGCCTGCGCGGGCAGCTAG
- the folD gene encoding bifunctional methylenetetrahydrofolate dehydrogenase/methenyltetrahydrofolate cyclohydrolase FolD, with amino-acid sequence MKLINGTEIAKKVHAETKQRIEALEARGVTPGLAVVLVGEDPASQAYVRAKDKRAAELGIFSLKHELPASTSQADLLALVAELNANPAIHGILVQSPPPKHIDEAAIVRAIDPAKDVDGFHPINVARLALDDPTGFVPCTPLGCQRLLIEAGVKTSGARAVVLGRSMIVGKPMALLLMAKGPGGDATVTVAHSRTKDIASVTREADILIAAIGRPEYVTADMVKDGAVVIDVGINRVDDLIAPKGYRLVGDVDFQNVAPKCAAITPVPGGVGPMTIAMLMANTVTAAERTAS; translated from the coding sequence ATGAAACTGATCAACGGCACCGAGATTGCCAAAAAAGTCCACGCCGAGACGAAGCAGCGCATCGAGGCGCTCGAAGCCCGCGGCGTCACCCCCGGCCTCGCCGTCGTCCTCGTCGGCGAGGACCCTGCGTCGCAGGCCTACGTGCGGGCGAAGGACAAGCGCGCCGCCGAGCTCGGTATTTTCTCGCTCAAGCACGAGCTGCCCGCCTCGACCTCGCAGGCCGATCTGCTCGCTCTCGTGGCCGAGCTCAACGCGAACCCGGCCATCCACGGCATCCTCGTGCAATCGCCGCCGCCGAAGCACATCGACGAGGCCGCCATCGTGCGCGCCATCGATCCCGCGAAGGACGTCGACGGCTTCCATCCGATCAATGTCGCCAGGCTCGCGCTCGACGATCCCACGGGCTTCGTGCCCTGCACGCCGCTTGGCTGCCAGCGCCTGCTCATCGAGGCCGGCGTGAAGACCTCCGGCGCGCGCGCGGTCGTTCTCGGCCGCAGCATGATTGTCGGCAAGCCGATGGCGCTGCTCCTCATGGCCAAGGGCCCGGGCGGCGACGCCACCGTCACCGTGGCGCATTCCCGCACGAAGGACATCGCGTCGGTCACCCGCGAGGCCGACATCCTCATCGCCGCCATCGGCCGGCCGGAATACGTGACCGCCGACATGGTGAAGGACGGCGCCGTGGTCATCGACGTCGGCATCAACCGCGTGGACGACCTCATCGCACCGAAAGGCTATCGCCTCGTCGGCGACGTGGATTTCCAGAACGTCGCGCCGAAGTGCGCCGCGATTACGCCCGTGCCCGGCGGCGTCGGCCCGATGACGATCGCCATGCTCATGGCCAACACCGTCACCGCTGCCGAGCGCACCGCGAGCTAG
- a CDS encoding lysophospholipid acyltransferase family protein, producing the protein MTREVLLSHIGAAIARLLFLTLRVRVTDEAGFLAKSPDFPLIITFWHNRILAITTAHQRYYHHRTRKGVAVLTSPSRDGEILAQLMARFRMGAIRGSSSRRGSRALRECVAWLESGADLAVTPDGPKGPRYSLGPGLILLAQATNARILPLHVRFSRAIEIKSWDGFRIPWPFSRLDVTLGAYEQIPPTPTPEAFEAERARIETLLKNYTP; encoded by the coding sequence GTGACCCGCGAAGTTCTGCTTTCCCACATCGGTGCGGCGATTGCGCGCCTGCTCTTTCTGACATTGCGGGTTCGCGTGACGGATGAAGCCGGCTTCCTCGCGAAATCCCCGGATTTCCCGCTCATCATCACGTTCTGGCACAACCGCATCCTCGCGATCACCACCGCGCACCAGCGCTATTACCACCACCGCACGCGCAAGGGCGTCGCCGTGCTCACCAGCCCCAGCCGTGACGGCGAGATCCTTGCCCAGCTCATGGCCCGCTTCCGGATGGGCGCGATTCGTGGCTCGAGCTCGCGGCGGGGCTCCCGCGCCCTCCGGGAATGTGTCGCGTGGCTGGAATCCGGCGCTGACCTCGCCGTCACGCCCGACGGTCCCAAGGGTCCTCGCTATTCTCTCGGCCCGGGCCTTATCCTTCTCGCGCAAGCGACCAACGCGCGCATCCTGCCGCTGCACGTGCGCTTTTCTCGCGCCATCGAGATCAAAAGCTGGGATGGCTTCCGCATCCCGTGGCCATTCTCCCGGCTCGATGTTACGCTCGGCGCCTACGAACAAATCCCGCCCACGCCGACTCCCGAGGCCTTCGAGGCCGAGCGCGCGCGCATCGAAACTCTCCTGAAAAATTACACGCCATGA
- a CDS encoding LacI family DNA-binding transcriptional regulator gives MQRVSMATIAAKAGVSKNAVSLALRGDPQIPEATRLRIEKIAAALGYTKNPVVAELMSELHKGGHPGYRRTLALLNAYPTASAFRSHPTIPAYVAGAQARAAFHGYTLDEFWLHDPELDGARLNRILRARGIRGALVVGMMNENRLPERFAPTWETLSCVVTGVRTHEPTLPFCCVDHHALVLEAMKRVIALGYRRPALVIEARIDALVERRFSAGMWVGQQALPARSRLPGFYDVDAARKDPRRFHAWLTRHEPDVLLTLYTTVKTWVEDAGLRVPDDIGLVQLERRPKSADWAGMDQHNDRAGAAGIDLLVAMLHRRESGTDAEPRATLIGGTWVPGVTVRAQPSELASTS, from the coding sequence ATGCAACGCGTCAGCATGGCCACGATCGCCGCCAAGGCGGGGGTCTCGAAAAACGCGGTCTCACTCGCCCTGCGCGGAGATCCCCAGATTCCCGAGGCGACGCGCCTTCGAATCGAGAAGATCGCGGCTGCCCTCGGCTACACGAAAAATCCCGTGGTGGCTGAATTGATGAGCGAGTTGCACAAGGGCGGTCACCCCGGCTACCGGCGCACGCTTGCGCTCCTGAATGCCTACCCGACCGCGTCGGCCTTCCGCTCGCATCCCACGATTCCCGCCTACGTGGCGGGCGCGCAGGCCCGGGCGGCCTTTCACGGCTACACACTGGACGAATTCTGGTTGCACGATCCGGAGCTGGATGGCGCGCGGCTGAACCGCATCCTGCGAGCCCGGGGCATCCGCGGGGCGCTGGTGGTCGGCATGATGAATGAGAACCGGCTTCCGGAACGCTTCGCCCCGACCTGGGAAACTCTCTCCTGCGTGGTGACCGGCGTGCGCACCCACGAGCCGACGCTGCCATTCTGCTGCGTGGACCACCACGCGCTCGTGCTGGAGGCCATGAAGCGCGTGATCGCTCTCGGCTATCGACGGCCCGCCCTCGTGATCGAAGCCCGCATCGACGCGCTCGTCGAGCGACGGTTCAGCGCCGGGATGTGGGTCGGCCAGCAGGCGCTGCCGGCACGTTCGCGACTGCCGGGGTTCTACGATGTCGACGCCGCGCGAAAGGATCCGCGGCGCTTCCACGCCTGGCTGACCCGGCACGAGCCCGACGTGCTGCTCACGCTCTACACGACGGTGAAGACCTGGGTGGAGGACGCCGGCCTGCGGGTGCCGGACGACATCGGACTCGTCCAGCTCGAACGACGGCCGAAGAGCGCCGACTGGGCGGGCATGGACCAGCACAACGATCGCGCGGGTGCGGCCGGGATCGACCTCCTCGTTGCGATGCTCCACCGGCGCGAGAGCGGCACGGATGCGGAGCCGCGCGCGACGCTCATTGGCGGCACCTGGGTGCCGGGAGTCACGGTGCGGGCTCAACCCAGCGAGCTGGCGAGCACATCGTGA
- a CDS encoding MATE family efflux transporter codes for MLPSLFRENRRTLALAAPIIAGQLGQMLMGWADTLMVGRVGVTALAACAFANTVLAVALVFGFGVLSSVSVRASQAFGAGRGTGKVYRAGLVLGGILGVVLCGAMLALLPVLHWLGQPPEVNEAVVGFLVLTAISLVPVMLFTAAKDFAEALSRPWPPFWIVLGGVALNVGLNFVFIFGMLGAPALGLTGAGLATLLARVAALIVLLAWLHRAAGFRRHLARVDRVGDLGREMRALLRIGLPAGGQYLAEVSAFATASLMMGWIGVGALAAHQIAITCAATTFMVPLGLGMAVAVRVGQSVGAREFDRVRPIAVGGLGLSLAVMAATALAFILGAKPIAALFVSDPAVLALAASLLVVAGVFQIVDGAQIVAMNALRGLADVQVPMGIAIFSYWVVALPLAYGLTFRAGFGPVGIWIGLAMGLLVASVALLWRFQWKSSPGRLGSAHDVAHA; via the coding sequence GTGCTGCCCTCCCTTTTTCGCGAGAATCGCCGGACTCTCGCCCTTGCTGCGCCGATCATCGCCGGGCAGCTCGGGCAGATGCTCATGGGCTGGGCGGATACCCTGATGGTCGGGCGCGTGGGCGTCACCGCGCTCGCGGCCTGCGCCTTTGCGAATACGGTGCTCGCCGTCGCGCTGGTCTTCGGCTTTGGCGTGCTGTCCTCGGTCTCCGTCCGCGCGTCGCAGGCCTTTGGCGCGGGGCGTGGCACGGGCAAGGTTTATCGGGCCGGACTGGTCCTCGGCGGCATCCTCGGCGTGGTTCTCTGCGGCGCGATGCTCGCGCTGCTGCCCGTCCTCCACTGGCTGGGCCAGCCGCCCGAGGTGAACGAAGCCGTTGTCGGCTTCCTCGTCCTCACGGCGATTTCTCTGGTGCCGGTGATGCTGTTCACTGCCGCCAAGGATTTTGCCGAGGCGCTGTCGCGTCCGTGGCCGCCATTCTGGATCGTTCTCGGCGGCGTCGCGCTGAATGTCGGCCTCAACTTCGTGTTCATTTTCGGAATGCTCGGCGCGCCGGCGCTGGGCCTGACCGGCGCGGGCCTCGCCACGCTGCTGGCGCGGGTGGCGGCGCTGATCGTCCTGCTGGCCTGGCTGCATCGGGCTGCGGGTTTTCGGCGACATCTCGCGCGCGTGGATCGCGTCGGCGACCTCGGCCGGGAAATGCGGGCGCTCCTGCGGATCGGATTGCCTGCCGGAGGGCAGTATCTCGCCGAGGTCAGCGCCTTTGCCACGGCGTCCCTGATGATGGGGTGGATCGGCGTTGGCGCGCTGGCGGCGCACCAGATCGCCATTACCTGTGCGGCGACGACGTTCATGGTGCCGCTCGGGCTGGGCATGGCCGTCGCCGTCCGGGTGGGGCAATCCGTCGGCGCCCGGGAGTTCGATCGAGTGCGTCCGATCGCCGTCGGCGGACTCGGGCTCTCCCTCGCGGTGATGGCGGCCACCGCGCTGGCCTTCATTCTCGGCGCGAAGCCGATCGCGGCCCTGTTTGTCAGCGACCCGGCCGTGCTCGCGCTCGCCGCCTCGCTGCTGGTGGTTGCCGGGGTTTTCCAGATCGTCGACGGCGCCCAGATCGTCGCGATGAACGCCCTTCGCGGGCTCGCGGACGTCCAGGTGCCCATGGGCATCGCGATTTTCTCGTATTGGGTCGTGGCGCTCCCGCTCGCCTACGGACTCACGTTCCGGGCTGGTTTCGGCCCCGTGGGCATCTGGATCGGTCTCGCCATGGGCCTGCTCGTGGCGAGCGTCGCGCTCCTGTGGCGCTTCCAGTGGAAATCCTCGCCCGGCCGGCTGGGCTCCGCCCATGATGTCGCCCATGCCTGA
- a CDS encoding Glu/Leu/Phe/Val dehydrogenase — protein sequence MNEPAASPSRFYQSVSAYFDRAADLTRFPAGLLDQVKSCNSVYRMKFPVKDDDGNIVVVEAYRAQHSHHRLPCKGGIRFSSHVTQDETMALAALMTYKCALVGLPFGGAKGSVRIDAKACSPGMRERVTRRYAAELIKKNFLGPQQDVPAPDYGTGEQEMAWIADTYRAMKFNEADLYACVTGKPLDLHGIPGRREATGLGVCLGIMECLKHRGDMADLGLEPGLAGKRVIVQGLGNVGSYAAHFLQKNGALIVGIAELGGGLYDPAGIDLRHAQRHFRENGSLAGCEAGEFQADPALTLEMPCDILVPAALEGQITAENAPRIQAKIVAEAANGPVDFDGEEILLKRGVLLIPDLYLNAGGVTVSYFEWLKNLSHVSFDRMTTRISEDAKTKIVDSVEQLTGRKLDPEQRAIVTAGPHEIDIVHSALAETMAVAYHSIHDAWKTRDLPDLRTAAYYVAIDRVCRSYLAHGIFP from the coding sequence ATGAACGAGCCAGCCGCCTCGCCCAGCCGATTTTATCAGTCCGTCAGCGCGTATTTCGACCGCGCCGCCGATCTCACGCGTTTCCCCGCCGGACTTCTCGACCAGGTGAAATCCTGCAACAGCGTCTATCGGATGAAATTCCCCGTGAAGGACGATGACGGCAATATCGTCGTGGTCGAGGCCTACCGCGCCCAGCACAGCCACCACCGGCTTCCCTGCAAAGGCGGCATCCGCTTTTCCTCGCACGTGACTCAGGACGAGACGATGGCCCTGGCCGCGCTCATGACCTACAAATGCGCACTCGTTGGCCTGCCTTTCGGCGGCGCCAAGGGCTCCGTGCGGATCGATGCGAAGGCCTGTTCGCCCGGCATGCGGGAGCGCGTCACCCGCCGCTACGCCGCCGAGCTCATCAAGAAGAACTTCCTCGGCCCGCAGCAGGACGTGCCCGCGCCGGATTACGGCACCGGCGAGCAGGAAATGGCGTGGATCGCTGACACCTATCGCGCGATGAAATTCAACGAGGCCGATCTTTATGCCTGCGTGACGGGCAAGCCGCTCGATCTGCACGGCATCCCCGGCCGGCGCGAGGCGACCGGTCTCGGCGTCTGTCTCGGCATCATGGAGTGCCTCAAGCACCGCGGCGACATGGCAGATCTCGGGCTGGAGCCCGGCCTCGCCGGCAAGCGCGTGATCGTCCAGGGCCTCGGCAACGTCGGCTCCTACGCCGCGCATTTTCTTCAGAAGAATGGCGCGCTGATCGTGGGCATCGCCGAACTCGGCGGCGGCCTTTACGACCCCGCGGGCATCGATCTGCGCCACGCCCAACGGCATTTCCGGGAGAATGGATCGCTGGCCGGTTGCGAAGCCGGGGAATTCCAGGCCGACCCGGCGCTCACGCTGGAAATGCCGTGCGACATCCTCGTGCCGGCCGCTCTCGAGGGGCAGATCACCGCGGAGAATGCGCCCCGCATCCAGGCGAAGATCGTGGCCGAGGCCGCGAACGGGCCGGTGGATTTCGACGGCGAGGAAATTCTTCTCAAGCGCGGAGTTCTTCTGATTCCCGACCTGTATCTGAACGCCGGCGGCGTGACGGTCTCGTATTTCGAGTGGCTCAAGAATCTCTCGCACGTGAGCTTCGACCGCATGACGACCCGCATCTCCGAGGACGCGAAGACGAAGATCGTGGACTCCGTCGAGCAGCTCACCGGCCGGAAACTCGATCCGGAGCAGCGGGCTATCGTCACGGCCGGCCCGCACGAGATCGATATCGTGCACAGCGCCCTCGCGGAGACGATGGCCGTCGCCTACCACAGTATTCACGACGCGTGGAAGACGCGCGATCTGCCCGACCTGCGCACGGCCGCGTATTACGTCGCGATCGACCGCGTCTGCCGTAGCTACCTGGCCCACGGGATTTTCCCGTAG
- a CDS encoding response regulator transcription factor produces MAETVLIVDDEQDVVDLLRYNLNRAGFSVSIASDGLKGLEKARSERPDIIILDLMMPEMSGEKVCRALKEDASTAGIPIIMLTAKDQPGDRIVGFELGADDYVPKPFSPRELVLRVQALLRRLQTSNKAEVLEVDAFSVDKSSFEIRLDGQRLDLTTTEFKLLTLLIDRRGRTQSRETLLFDVWGYQNAIDTRTVDTHMRRLREKLGDSAARLETVRGEGYRFSAVVPA; encoded by the coding sequence ATGGCCGAAACGGTATTGATTGTGGACGACGAGCAGGACGTCGTGGATCTGCTGCGCTATAATCTCAATCGCGCCGGCTTCTCTGTTTCCATTGCTTCCGATGGCCTCAAAGGCCTCGAAAAAGCCCGCTCCGAACGGCCCGACATCATCATTCTCGACCTCATGATGCCGGAAATGAGCGGTGAAAAGGTCTGCCGCGCCCTGAAGGAGGACGCCTCCACCGCGGGCATTCCGATCATCATGCTCACCGCGAAGGACCAGCCGGGCGACCGCATCGTCGGCTTCGAACTCGGGGCGGACGACTACGTGCCAAAGCCCTTCAGCCCCCGCGAACTCGTCCTGCGAGTGCAGGCCCTGCTGCGTCGGTTGCAGACCTCGAACAAGGCGGAGGTGCTCGAGGTGGACGCCTTCTCGGTGGATAAATCCAGCTTCGAGATCCGTCTCGACGGCCAGCGCCTCGACCTGACGACCACCGAATTCAAGCTTCTTACCCTGCTCATCGACCGCCGCGGCCGCACCCAGTCTCGCGAGACGCTGCTTTTCGACGTTTGGGGCTACCAGAACGCCATCGACACGCGCACGGTGGATACCCACATGCGCCGGCTCCGCGAAAAACTCGGCGACAGCGCGGCGCGGCTCGAGACCGTGCGGGGCGAAGGCTACCGCTTCAGCGCCGTCGTGCCGGCTTGA
- a CDS encoding ATP-binding protein, with protein sequence MITFLLLLGLAGIGGWMFWRSWGRPLLDLRDLIRALANDEPHHPIVRSSLRPFQQISADLGRVADRLRRQRRQIADEGFSLRAILGSMVEGVIIVDHSQRIRLANDALYTMFELTTPPINRTVLEVFHHPELTSAIERSFTEIRSIIIEIHDAPRFGESRDDRHYRVNLAPLMPTNGSKPVGVLGVFNDVTEVRALEAVRREFVANVSHEFRTPLAIIGGYVETLLDGALDDRPMAERSLQTIQKHSERLNLLIEDLLSISRLEHRKVQLDCRATSIRGILDRVIDQLEPRIRERNASIEIALDVDEVEMDPARIEQVFFNLLANALQYGVPDGVFVRVSSRLRGDEVEITFSDNGPGIPYRDQPHIFERFYRVHKDRSRDAGGTGLGLSIVKNVAMAHGGRVSVRSTPGAGASFRIVLPVRQSAG encoded by the coding sequence TTGATCACTTTTCTTCTGCTGCTGGGGCTGGCGGGGATCGGCGGCTGGATGTTCTGGCGCTCCTGGGGGCGACCATTGCTGGATCTTCGCGATCTCATTCGCGCGCTGGCCAATGACGAGCCGCACCACCCGATCGTCCGCTCCTCGCTGCGGCCCTTTCAGCAAATCTCCGCCGATCTCGGGCGCGTGGCGGATCGCCTCCGCCGCCAGCGCCGCCAGATCGCGGACGAGGGCTTCAGCCTGCGCGCCATTCTCGGCAGCATGGTCGAGGGCGTCATCATCGTGGACCACTCGCAGCGCATTCGCCTCGCAAACGACGCGCTCTACACGATGTTCGAGCTCACGACGCCCCCGATCAATCGCACCGTTCTCGAGGTCTTTCACCACCCTGAGCTGACCTCGGCCATCGAGCGCTCCTTCACCGAGATTCGCTCCATCATCATCGAGATTCACGACGCACCGCGCTTCGGCGAATCCCGGGACGACCGCCACTATCGGGTGAATCTCGCCCCGCTCATGCCGACCAATGGCTCGAAGCCGGTGGGCGTGCTGGGCGTCTTCAACGACGTCACCGAGGTGCGCGCGCTCGAGGCGGTGCGACGGGAATTCGTCGCGAACGTGTCCCACGAGTTCCGCACGCCGCTGGCGATCATCGGCGGCTATGTGGAGACGCTGCTCGATGGCGCGCTCGACGACCGACCGATGGCCGAGCGCTCGCTCCAGACGATCCAGAAGCACAGTGAACGCCTGAATCTCCTCATCGAGGATCTCCTGTCGATCTCCCGGCTGGAACATCGGAAGGTCCAGCTCGACTGCCGGGCGACCAGCATCCGCGGCATCCTCGACCGCGTGATCGACCAGCTCGAGCCGCGCATCCGCGAGCGGAATGCCTCGATCGAGATCGCGCTCGACGTGGACGAGGTCGAGATGGACCCCGCCCGCATCGAGCAGGTCTTCTTCAACCTGCTTGCGAACGCCCTTCAATACGGCGTGCCCGACGGCGTCTTCGTGCGCGTCTCCTCCCGGCTCCGCGGCGACGAGGTGGAAATCACCTTCTCGGACAATGGCCCGGGCATTCCCTACCGCGACCAGCCGCACATTTTCGAGCGCTTCTACCGCGTGCACAAGGACCGCTCGCGCGACGCCGGCGGCACGGGCCTCGGCCTGTCGATCGTGAAGAATGTCGCGATGGCCCACGGCGGCCGCGTCTCCGTGCGCAGCACACCCGGCGCCGGGGCGTCGTTCCGAATCGTGCTTCCCGTCCGCCAGTCCGCGGGTTAG
- the guaD gene encoding guanine deaminase yields MTSRILKGLRGFLIDAPEPGRIRGVRDGAVLVEDGVIAAVGPFEEVRRSPGAEHVRWLHSSETVLVPGLVDVHAHLPQYPVVARVESGLLPWLERHVFPVEREFNAATAREQAPLFFDALARNGTTCAMLYTTIYEESCDVAFEAAERSGLRVILGKVMMDDGSYGGLPPEKILPLSLEQSERLCRKWHGRDGGRLGYAFSPRFAVTCSEELMREAGLLARKYDAYIQTHLSENHDEIAAVRRRFPQYPNYTAVYEACGLLGDRSVLGHCIHLAEEEIEMLAASRSAVAHCPTSNLFVNSGIMPFDRLLAAGLRIGLASDVAGGPELNLWQVMRSAIESQKARSFYEPGVRVPTTAEMFHLATLGGAAALGKERTIGTLEVGKDADIVALDLAAVQAYGSRGNMHCDLSAEEIVTLLVYRGGPAAVIETFVRGYSAYRAPAPPLL; encoded by the coding sequence ATGACGTCCAGAATCCTCAAGGGCCTGCGAGGCTTTCTCATCGACGCGCCCGAGCCGGGACGAATCCGCGGCGTGCGCGACGGGGCCGTCCTCGTCGAAGACGGCGTGATCGCCGCGGTGGGCCCGTTCGAGGAAGTCCGCCGCTCCCCTGGCGCCGAGCACGTGCGCTGGCTGCACTCCTCGGAAACCGTGCTCGTTCCGGGATTGGTCGACGTTCACGCTCACCTGCCGCAATACCCGGTCGTCGCCCGTGTGGAATCGGGCCTGCTGCCGTGGCTGGAGCGGCACGTCTTCCCGGTCGAGCGAGAGTTCAACGCCGCCACCGCCCGCGAGCAGGCTCCGCTTTTTTTCGACGCCCTCGCCCGGAACGGCACGACCTGCGCAATGCTCTACACGACGATCTACGAGGAGAGTTGCGACGTGGCCTTCGAGGCCGCCGAGCGCAGCGGCCTGCGCGTGATCCTCGGCAAGGTGATGATGGATGACGGCAGCTACGGCGGCCTCCCCCCGGAGAAGATCCTGCCCCTGTCGCTCGAGCAAAGCGAACGCCTCTGCCGGAAGTGGCACGGGCGCGACGGCGGCCGTCTCGGCTATGCGTTCAGCCCGCGCTTCGCCGTGACCTGCAGCGAGGAACTCATGCGCGAGGCCGGGCTGCTCGCCCGAAAATACGACGCCTACATCCAGACGCATCTCTCGGAGAACCACGACGAGATCGCCGCCGTGCGCCGACGCTTCCCGCAATATCCGAACTACACCGCCGTCTACGAGGCCTGTGGCCTGCTCGGCGACCGCAGCGTGCTCGGGCACTGCATTCATCTCGCCGAGGAGGAGATCGAAATGCTCGCGGCGAGTCGATCGGCGGTCGCGCATTGCCCGACGTCGAATCTGTTCGTGAACAGCGGCATCATGCCGTTCGATCGCCTGCTCGCGGCCGGCCTGCGCATCGGCCTGGCCTCCGACGTCGCGGGCGGCCCGGAACTGAACCTCTGGCAGGTGATGCGCAGCGCGATCGAGTCGCAGAAGGCGCGCTCGTTTTACGAACCGGGGGTCCGCGTGCCGACCACGGCAGAAATGTTCCATCTCGCCACGCTGGGCGGTGCGGCGGCCCTCGGAAAGGAGAGAACGATCGGCACTCTCGAGGTGGGGAAAGACGCCGATATCGTGGCGCTCGACCTCGCGGCCGTGCAGGCCTACGGAAGCCGCGGCAACATGCACTGCGACCTTTCGGCGGAGGAGATCGTGACGCTGCTCGTCTATCGCGGCGGCCCCGCGGCGGTCATCGAGACATTCGTGCGCGGGTATTCGGCCTACCGCGCACCGGCTCCGCCGCTCCTGTAG